From the Phyllobacterium zundukense genome, one window contains:
- a CDS encoding glycosyltransferase family 2 protein gives MSLDHSTDLAGDTESISISRLCADVAVVIWDLPGATRTSTKCTLVTKELPVPLVSLNIPLESGGQRVLWVMRTKDEPIHLTLSAGALGPTEQATLYPAVELASFDVDRAVHNLTAAGHIKLLNNILSTWRSTFRLSQNQIFASVAREITLALTPEPRQVRFCGQPIDGQHLLETAVDPDLGDITAIYAITSNAVTVLPIKFVVGSQPKKGWQSCHLLVESARPLPQSFHLVLSGKNGVAVRKLSDNDGQPVEFQKWWGKRQGDVELREFLVRQLAQVPGAGVATAIDMQMRIPLATRQIAKSPTHPAAEIDLALALDGGLLVGGWSHDPAAMLAKIEYLSENGTALPLQPNFYKFPGKTGEREDGLGADVTGFAAWLPQGKNLGPLLQPRFQMRLASGATTMLVPQLQPFEPAAQRNRILRAVPPQHAREQVFENILAPALKEVEQKLGQTVRIADIKEYGVMPDAPVASIVIPLYRNLDFLRFQLSAMATDPWLVKNAEVIFVLDSPEIQDDTEHLLGGLHILHDLPMKLATMNRNSGYARACNAGASLANGTILVMLNSDVVPCGPGWLDALVKPLLEQKKLGAVGPKLLFEDGSLQHAGLYFARDQRGIWLNHHFYKGMPGDYSPAQIARTVPGVTGACLVTRKDIFDLVGGFTEDYVIGDYEDSDLCLKIRQIGFQIAYEPGVALYHFERRSIRRSADYMRGLASQYNAWLHTKRWNDDIAELMTTYLDEAVDDTIAPFVGEKSERSAA, from the coding sequence TTGAGCCTCGACCATTCGACGGATCTTGCAGGCGACACAGAGAGCATCTCGATCTCGCGTCTCTGTGCGGATGTGGCCGTCGTGATCTGGGATCTTCCTGGCGCGACCCGGACCTCGACAAAATGCACTTTGGTAACGAAAGAATTACCAGTTCCGCTCGTAAGCTTGAACATTCCACTTGAGAGTGGCGGCCAGCGTGTTCTTTGGGTCATGCGGACCAAGGATGAGCCGATCCATCTTACTCTTTCGGCTGGTGCCCTCGGTCCTACCGAGCAGGCTACCCTTTACCCGGCAGTTGAGCTTGCCTCCTTCGATGTGGATCGCGCTGTCCACAATCTGACGGCCGCCGGACATATCAAACTACTCAACAATATTCTGAGCACATGGCGCAGCACTTTTCGCCTTTCGCAAAACCAAATCTTTGCCAGTGTCGCCCGTGAAATTACTCTCGCGCTGACGCCTGAGCCGCGCCAGGTCCGCTTTTGCGGTCAACCCATTGATGGGCAGCATCTCCTTGAAACGGCGGTTGATCCAGACCTCGGCGATATTACTGCCATCTACGCAATCACGTCCAATGCCGTAACCGTGCTGCCGATAAAATTTGTCGTAGGTAGTCAACCCAAAAAGGGTTGGCAATCGTGCCACCTTCTTGTCGAGTCGGCACGGCCACTGCCACAATCTTTCCATCTTGTGCTTTCCGGCAAGAATGGTGTCGCCGTACGCAAATTGTCTGACAACGATGGCCAGCCTGTTGAATTCCAGAAGTGGTGGGGGAAGCGTCAAGGTGATGTGGAACTGCGAGAGTTTCTTGTCCGCCAGTTGGCGCAAGTACCGGGCGCCGGTGTCGCCACTGCTATCGATATGCAGATGCGTATACCTTTGGCAACCCGCCAGATTGCGAAATCTCCGACACATCCTGCCGCTGAAATAGATCTGGCGCTCGCGCTTGACGGGGGCCTGCTTGTTGGCGGCTGGAGCCACGATCCAGCGGCAATGCTCGCCAAGATCGAATATCTTTCCGAGAATGGAACCGCGCTGCCGCTCCAGCCAAATTTTTACAAGTTTCCCGGCAAAACGGGCGAGCGTGAGGATGGGCTTGGCGCTGATGTAACGGGCTTTGCTGCATGGCTCCCGCAGGGCAAAAACCTAGGTCCATTGCTGCAGCCGCGTTTCCAGATGCGGCTCGCATCCGGTGCGACAACTATGCTGGTACCGCAACTGCAGCCATTTGAACCGGCGGCTCAGCGTAACCGCATCTTGCGTGCTGTCCCGCCGCAACATGCGCGAGAGCAGGTTTTCGAAAATATTCTTGCGCCTGCCTTGAAGGAGGTGGAGCAAAAGCTCGGCCAGACGGTCCGGATCGCGGATATCAAGGAATATGGTGTGATGCCAGATGCGCCTGTGGCTTCGATCGTCATTCCACTATATCGGAATCTCGATTTTCTGCGTTTTCAGCTCTCGGCCATGGCAACCGATCCGTGGCTTGTGAAGAATGCGGAAGTTATTTTCGTGCTCGATTCTCCTGAAATTCAGGATGACACGGAACATCTGCTTGGTGGCCTGCATATCCTGCACGACCTGCCCATGAAGCTGGCAACCATGAATCGCAACAGCGGCTATGCCCGGGCTTGCAATGCCGGTGCGAGCCTTGCCAATGGCACGATTCTAGTGATGTTGAACTCCGACGTCGTGCCATGTGGGCCCGGTTGGCTGGATGCTTTGGTCAAGCCCTTGCTCGAGCAAAAAAAGCTTGGTGCGGTAGGACCGAAACTTCTCTTTGAAGATGGCTCGCTGCAGCATGCAGGGCTCTATTTTGCCAGGGATCAGCGCGGCATCTGGCTCAACCATCACTTCTATAAAGGTATGCCCGGCGATTATTCACCGGCTCAGATTGCTCGCACGGTACCCGGTGTGACAGGTGCATGCCTCGTTACCCGCAAGGATATTTTTGATCTCGTGGGTGGTTTCACTGAGGACTACGTGATCGGGGACTATGAAGACAGCGATCTATGCCTGAAAATTCGCCAGATCGGGTTTCAAATCGCCTATGAGCCCGGCGTGGCTCTCTATCACTTTGAACGGCGGTCAATCCGCCGTAGCGCCGATTACATGCGAGGCTTGGCGAGCCAATACAATGCGTGGCTCCACACGAAGCGGTGGAACGATGACATTGCCGAATTGATGACGACCTATCTCGACGAAGCGGTGGACGACACCATCGCTCCCTTCGTTGGTGAAAAATCTGAAAGGAGCGCCGCTTGA